The stretch of DNA TACGTGCGCGCCCTCGCCGAAGCGGCGATACACGGCGCGCTGGATGATGTCGAGGAACTCACCGACGACGAGATTGAGCACCGCCTGGTGGCCCTGCCCGGCGTTGGCGTCTGGACGGTAAGAATGTTCCAGCTGTTTCACCTGGGCCGGCCCGACGTCTTCTCCGGTGGCGACCTCGGGCTCCGTGAAGCGATCCGCGTGCTGGACCGTGTGACGGAGGCCCCTTCGCCGTCCGAGGCCGAGCGACGCGCGGAGGTCTGGCGTCCCTATCGGAGCATCGCCTCGGTGATCCTCTGGGACTTCCTTCGGCAAACGCGCGAGGCCCAACGCGCGCTCCGTCCCGCACGCGCGTAGACGCTCGACCGCGGGGCTGGCGCGTTCGGGCCGCTCAACTCGGGCCGGCATGGCGGAAGCGGGCTAGAATGGCGTGAGCCGAGTCCGATCCGGAGGTCTTCGTGCCGGTCACCTCTGTCTGTTTCCCGCCCACGGGCCATGACGCGCTCCTTCTCGAGGGCGAGCTGTGGCTTCCGGACGGAGCGCAAGTCACCGCGGGCGTCGTGGTCGCGCACCCCAATCCGGACATGGGCGGAAGCATGCACAACAATGTCGTGGCGGCGATATGCCAGGGCTTGCACGAGGCGAACCTCGCCTCTCTGCGATTCAACTTCCGCGGCGTGGGTGGAAGCACAGGTCGGCGCACCAACGGCGCCGACGAGCCCAAGGATCTGCTCGGCGCCCTCGCGTTCCTCGC from Chloroflexota bacterium encodes:
- a CDS encoding DNA-3-methyladenine glycosylase 2 family protein translates to MAEIVQAVKLFTREWSAARVAWRTQDPGLYAVAPAEPVDRIIEVMATPFGALVRTILHQQVSIYAGRSIVSKLSDACGGEIHPERVLALTPDDLRAAGLSQAKIRYVRALAEAAIHGALDDVEELTDDEIEHRLVALPGVGVWTVRMFQLFHLGRPDVFSGGDLGLREAIRVLDRVTEAPSPSEAERRAEVWRPYRSIASVILWDFLRQTREAQRALRPARA